From Demequina lutea, a single genomic window includes:
- a CDS encoding HTH domain-containing protein, with product MHGNGTGEFSPQRRAAYLAEQSARGRRSWEVLSPEQSSGRHRTIALSKYGDPDGARLAQAQTMAANGKAPQQVRAVGTYSASQSRRVVAAQFPKQARIAARRAEVTRLRANGLSVAEIAARHEVTVQTIHNDIKAMSDRD from the coding sequence ATGCATGGAAACGGAACAGGCGAGTTCTCACCGCAACGCCGCGCTGCTTACCTTGCCGAGCAGTCTGCACGAGGCAGGCGCTCCTGGGAGGTCCTCAGCCCGGAGCAGTCATCTGGGCGGCACCGCACCATCGCACTCAGCAAATACGGAGACCCCGACGGCGCGCGCCTAGCCCAGGCACAGACCATGGCCGCGAACGGCAAGGCCCCTCAGCAGGTCCGGGCCGTCGGCACGTACTCGGCCAGCCAATCGCGTCGAGTCGTCGCAGCACAGTTCCCGAAGCAGGCCAGAATTGCGGCCAGACGCGCAGAAGTTACTAGGCTCCGCGCCAACGGGCTCTCAGTGGCGGAAATCGCGGCTCGCCACGAAGTAACCGTGCAGACGATCCACAACGACATCAAGGCCATGTCCGACCGCGACTAA
- a CDS encoding sensor domain-containing protein, with amino-acid sequence MLQNPLDFQGLLEAAPDAMAGIGPAGVIRFVNRQTELLFDYDRTDLVGQPMEILVPELSRKGHLAHRAGYFANPEARAMGTGLQLAGRRRDGTEFPVDVSLSFIETEDGLFVTAAIRDITERIKTAQELQQMAAIIRNSEDAIVGKTLDGIVMNWNPAAERMFGYSSEETVGKPIDLFNLEDRPGDINATLARIGAGQPGGHYETIRVRKDGTTLPVSITVSPIHDAGGAIVGASTITRDVTEQRKAAETARSLVAAEDLVRTVMGSASIGIVLADLDGSIQVVNRALCDLLGYDEAYVLAHRLQDAVHPDDVEEVLQARARVIAGSTEKAVTTLRLVRADGATVWVRRVELLLHGKDGEANMVMVQVEDITVEHKAQEALTYQAFHDSLTGLHNRAWILDILEVDLRIAKREGRSVGALFVDLDNFKVVNDSLGHAAGDEVLATVAGRIVAAVRAGDRVGRFGGDEFIIVVQGVQNIQDMERYAERVSAAIATDLQVRGHRIVPTASIGIATSTSTSTPESLLRDADSALSRAKTNGRARWHFFDDTMHAQALARLNIEDQLREAITANQFVVFYQPIVALADTHVVGHEALIRWAHPTRGLLSPGEFLEIAETTGLITAIGAQVLDQVCALLAEHPDLPGPVSVNVSAVQLARPDWLTTVRDTLAAHRVDPARIVIEVTETAVLSLVGCARTALTSLRELGIGIHLDDFGTGYSSISVLRELPVTGVKLDLRFVHDLTAGNSQANALTQGVNGLVKGMHLTGIAEGIETQMQADILRDQGWECGQGYYFGKPASTPLTH; translated from the coding sequence ATGTTGCAAAACCCGTTGGACTTCCAGGGCCTGCTAGAGGCAGCCCCTGATGCGATGGCGGGGATTGGTCCGGCGGGTGTGATCCGGTTTGTCAATCGCCAGACGGAGTTGTTGTTCGACTACGACCGCACCGATCTGGTGGGTCAGCCCATGGAGATACTGGTGCCGGAGTTGTCCCGAAAGGGCCACCTGGCGCACCGGGCGGGATACTTTGCCAACCCGGAGGCTCGGGCCATGGGGACCGGTTTGCAGTTGGCTGGACGGCGTCGGGATGGCACCGAGTTCCCCGTCGACGTCAGTTTGTCCTTCATCGAAACCGAGGACGGCCTCTTCGTCACAGCGGCCATCCGCGACATCACGGAGCGCATCAAGACAGCACAGGAACTCCAGCAGATGGCAGCAATCATCCGGAATTCTGAGGACGCCATCGTTGGTAAGACGCTCGACGGTATCGTCATGAACTGGAACCCGGCTGCCGAGAGGATGTTCGGGTACTCCAGCGAGGAAACTGTCGGCAAGCCTATCGACCTCTTCAACCTCGAGGATCGACCCGGCGACATAAACGCCACCCTGGCCAGGATTGGGGCAGGTCAGCCTGGCGGGCACTATGAGACCATCCGTGTCCGCAAGGACGGAACCACACTCCCGGTGTCGATCACCGTCTCGCCGATCCATGATGCGGGCGGTGCGATCGTCGGTGCGTCCACGATCACACGGGATGTGACCGAGCAGAGGAAGGCGGCCGAGACCGCGCGGAGTCTGGTTGCGGCGGAGGATCTGGTCCGTACGGTGATGGGTTCTGCTTCGATTGGTATCGTCTTGGCCGACCTGGACGGTTCTATCCAGGTCGTGAACCGTGCATTGTGCGACCTGCTTGGGTACGACGAGGCGTACGTCCTGGCACACCGACTGCAGGACGCCGTGCACCCCGACGACGTCGAAGAAGTTCTCCAGGCCCGCGCCCGGGTCATCGCCGGATCGACCGAGAAGGCCGTCACGACGTTGCGTCTGGTGCGGGCCGACGGCGCTACCGTCTGGGTGCGTCGGGTGGAGTTGCTGCTCCACGGTAAGGACGGCGAGGCGAACATGGTCATGGTCCAGGTGGAAGACATCACCGTCGAGCACAAGGCTCAGGAGGCTTTGACTTACCAGGCTTTCCACGACTCGCTGACCGGGCTACACAACCGGGCTTGGATCCTGGACATCCTGGAGGTCGATCTGCGCATCGCCAAACGGGAGGGACGTTCGGTGGGGGCACTGTTCGTGGACCTGGACAACTTTAAGGTCGTGAACGATTCGCTGGGTCACGCGGCCGGCGACGAGGTGTTGGCCACGGTGGCGGGCCGGATCGTGGCCGCTGTGCGCGCGGGGGACCGTGTTGGACGTTTTGGGGGCGACGAGTTCATCATCGTGGTGCAGGGCGTCCAAAACATCCAAGACATGGAACGCTACGCCGAGAGGGTGTCTGCCGCGATCGCCACCGATCTGCAGGTGCGAGGCCACCGGATCGTACCGACCGCGTCCATCGGTATCGCCACCTCGACCTCGACGTCGACGCCCGAGAGTCTGCTACGCGACGCCGACTCCGCGCTATCCCGGGCCAAAACCAACGGACGGGCGCGCTGGCACTTCTTCGACGACACGATGCACGCCCAGGCTCTGGCCCGTCTGAACATAGAGGACCAGTTACGTGAGGCGATCACCGCCAATCAGTTCGTGGTGTTTTACCAACCCATCGTGGCCCTGGCCGACACCCACGTGGTCGGACACGAAGCACTCATACGTTGGGCGCACCCCACCCGCGGCCTACTCAGCCCCGGTGAATTCCTCGAAATCGCCGAGACCACCGGGCTGATCACCGCCATCGGAGCCCAAGTCCTGGACCAGGTCTGCGCCCTCCTCGCAGAACATCCGGACCTGCCCGGTCCGGTCAGCGTCAACGTTTCGGCCGTCCAGTTGGCCAGGCCGGACTGGCTCACCACCGTGCGGGACACTCTGGCGGCCCACCGGGTCGACCCCGCCCGGATCGTGATCGAGGTCACCGAGACCGCCGTCCTGAGCCTGGTGGGCTGCGCCCGAACCGCACTGACATCCTTACGCGAACTCGGTATTGGCATCCACCTGGACGACTTCGGCACCGGATACTCCTCCATCTCGGTGCTACGGGAACTGCCCGTGACCGGAGTCAAACTCGACCTGCGCTTCGTCCACGACCTCACCGCCGGTAACAGCCAAGCCAACGCCCTGACCCAGGGCGTGAACGGTCTGGTCAAGGGCATGCACCTGACCGGCATCGCCGAAGGCATCGAAACCCAGATGCAAGCCGACATCCTGCGCGACCAGGGATGGGAATGCGGACAGGGTTACTACTTCGGCAAACCAGCCAGCACACCCCTCACCCACTGA